One segment of Physeter macrocephalus isolate SW-GA chromosome 3, ASM283717v5, whole genome shotgun sequence DNA contains the following:
- the HMGB4 gene encoding high mobility group protein B4 — translation MNMGKEVQLKPKANVSSYVHFLLNYRNKFKEEQPNTYLGFKEFSRKCSEKWRSISKQEKAKYEALAKLDKARYQEEMMNYPGRKKNKKRKRDPHAPRRPPSSFLLFCQDHYAHLKWENPNWSVVQVAKASGEMWSAMTDNEKQPYEQRAALLRAKYQEELGIYRKARKKSLQVSAKNKRRGFKQT, via the coding sequence ATGAACATGGGAAAAGAAGTCCAGCTAAAGCCCAAGGCAAATGTCTCTTCTTACGTCCACTTTTTGCTGAATTACAGAAACAAGTTCAAGGAGGAGCAGCCAAATACCTACCTTGGCTTTAAAGAGTTCTCTAGAAAGTGTTCGGAAAAATGGAGGTCTATCTCAAAGCAAGAAAAGGCCAAATATGAAGCCCTGGCTAAGCTTGACAAAGCCCGATACCAGGAAGAGATGATGAATTACCCTGGCAGGAagaagaataagaagagaaagcgGGACCCCCACGCACCCAGACGACCTCCATCGTCCTTCCTACTCTTTTGCCAAGACCACTATGCCCATCTCAAGTGGGAGAATCCAAACTGGTCAGTAGTGCAGGTGGCAAAGGCCTCGGGGGAGATGTGGTCAGCAATGACAGACAACGAAAAGCAGCCCTATGAACAAAGGGCAGCTCTCCTGAGAGCTAAGTACCAAGAGGAACTGGGCATCTACCGTAAAGCCAGGAAGAAGAGCCTCCAAGTGTCGGCTAAGAACAAGCGCAGAGGGTTCAAACAAACTTAG